The Rhododendron vialii isolate Sample 1 chromosome 6a, ASM3025357v1 genome includes a window with the following:
- the LOC131329435 gene encoding RHOMBOID-like protein 8: MAQTTAKDHTHIEINLKTPPPPPQPRLSIDCSAAGQFGKEQSQRVPFFKTLYSQQRRTKREDAWVISLFVIFHLVAFVVTIIVNDCWRNSHHDCALKPLGMFSFQPLSENPLLGPSASALDEMGALRRTFLTKHHQVWRLFASPLLHAGVVHLIINLSSIIFVGIHLEQEFGPLRIGIIYILSGFSGSLVAALFLEDRPSVTSSGALFGLLGAMLSGLLRNWNFYSNKFAAIVAILSISVINLLLGLLPYVNNFANIGGFISGFLLGLVLLFSPRLAQMPHSKGGLFDNEVTFSVKLRQKLDRPKLRSVSLVIFSLLLAGVIVAVIHGINVNKCCGWCRYVDCVPSKWWSCNDKQMYCERAESEGRLTLTCNGSDKFRVFPFTGIKKARIEDLCNLICS; encoded by the exons ATGGCACAGACCACCGCCAAGGACCACACCCACATTGAAATAAACCTCAAGacgccgccaccaccgccacagCCCCGCCTCTCCATCGACTGCTCTGCTGCGGGCCAATTCGGGAAAGAACAGAGCCAGAGGGTGCCCTTCTTCAAAACCCTGTACTCGCAGCAGAGGAGGACCAAGAGAGAGGACGCTTGGGTCATCTCCCTTTTCGTCATTTTCCACCTCGTGGCTTTCGTGGTTACCATCATCGTCAACGATTGCTGGCGAAACTCCCACCACGATTGCGCTCTTAAACCCCTCGGAATGTTCTCGTTTCAGCCCCTTTCCGAGAATCCCCTACTTGGCCCCTCTGCTTCAGC GCTTGATGAAATGGGGGCCCTTCGCCGGACATTTTTGACAAAACATCACCAAGTTTGGCGTCTTTTCGCAAGCCCATTGTTGCATGCAGGGGTTGTCCACCTTATCATCAACCTTTCCAGTATCATCTTTGTTGGAATTCACTTGGAACAAGAATTCGGACCAC TAAGAATTGGAATTATCTACATACTATCTGGTTTCAGTGGTAGTTTGGTGGCTGCACTATTTCTGGAAGACAGGCCATCAGTTACTTCTTCCGGCGCTCTATTTGGATTACTTGGTGCCATGCTATCAGGGCTTCTCCGGAACTGGAATTTCTACAGCAACAAG TTTGCAGCTATTGTAGCCATTCTATCTATCTCGGTGATCAATCTTTTGCttggtttgctaccttatgtGAACAATTTTGCAAATATTGGAGGATTTATATCTGGTTTCCTTCTTGGGTTGGTGCTCCTATTCAGTCCCCGGCTTGCGCAAATGCCTCATAGTAAAGGAGGTTTATTTGATAATGAGGTCACATTTTCTGTCAAACTCAGACAGAAACTGGATAGGCCTAAGCTGAGGAGTGTTTCTCTTGTTATATTCAGTCTTTT ACTTGCTGGAGTAATCGTTGCAGTTATTCATGGCATAAATGTGAACAAGTGCTGTGGCTGGTGTCGTTATGTCGACTGTGTCCCCTCCAAATGGTGGAGTTGCAATGACAAACAAATGTATTGTGAG AGGGCAGAAAGCGAAGGGAGGTTAACTTTGACTTGCAATGGGAGTGACAAGTTCAGGGTTTTCCCCTTCACTGGCATTAAAAAGGCACGGATTGAGGACTTGTGCAATCTGATATGCTCTTAG